Proteins encoded by one window of Xiphias gladius isolate SHS-SW01 ecotype Sanya breed wild chromosome 15, ASM1685928v1, whole genome shotgun sequence:
- the zgc:195282 gene encoding cysteine-rich protein 1 isoform X2, with the protein MVSYCPICGKPVFFGEKKRSLGRDYHPLCLKCQKCNRQLTAGQHAEYDEKPYCAHCYLKMFGPRGNR; encoded by the exons ATGGTAAGCTACTGTCCAATCTGTGGGAAGCCTGTCTTCTTTG GTGAGAAGAAGAGGTCCTTAGGGAGGGACTACCACCCTCTGTGTCTGAAGTGTCAAAAGTGCAACAGACAGCTCACAGCTGGACAACATGCAGAG TATGATGAGAAGCCATACTGTGCACACTGCTACCTGAAGATGTTTGGTCCAAGAG GTAACAGGTGA